The following coding sequences are from one Nicotiana tomentosiformis chromosome 3, ASM39032v3, whole genome shotgun sequence window:
- the LOC104095650 gene encoding DEK domain-containing chromatin-associated protein 1-like isoform X4: protein MASEKETLEDQKPEEVTEEKSSLQEQEEEKKTTEGGEEEKKDEKPEIKAHDEDEKEEDKEEVDEMEVDKKEAEEDESEQEEEKEESEEEEKQEKTPVKKGKKKNSSKSEGKKGSTEEPVTPSSRPARERKTVERYSESSGARGSTPKPLSIRKGSGTQLKDIPNVAYKLSKRKPDDNLQILHNILYGKKTKAHSLKKNIGQFSGFVWVEDEEKQRGKVKERLDKCVKEKLLDFCDVLNIPVIKSAAKKDELSVKLLEFLESPHPTTDSLLADKQQGKKQKGKGTAAKSTGSSDKTTGKSVKKDQKSDIGVKRKRSSKIEEEEEEEADDEPSDTRDVSENDDEAAKEGSDQEETTSEKDEEQEEVEEKTKDKSHEKVYSKKSSKKDSGSKAVEKSKDMEKGSPAKSLKSSSKSTKETSGSASKKGASAADSVSKPKKQKVEKKSKKEETESAKEKSSGKRQSSKSIAKVSEKEGKGKSVKKAKAEPTKEELHAVVANILKEVDFNTATLSDIIRKLGSHFDVDLMHRKAEVKAVITEVINSMSDEEEEEDEAEGGDDAEKHEGGDGSDA from the exons ggatgagaaagAAGAAGACAAAGAGGAAGTAGATGAAATGGAAGTAGACAAAAAAGAAGCGGAAGAAGACGAATCAGAGCAGGAGGAGGAAAAAGAGGAATCAGAGGAGGAGGAAAAGCAAGAGAAAACACCAGTGAAGAAGGGCAAAAAGAAAAATAGTAGCAAAAGTGAGGGGAAAAAAGGGAGTACCGAAGAGCCAGTGACACCAAGCTCAAGGCCGGCAAGGGAAAGGAAAACTGTGGAGCGCTACTCTGAGTCTTCGGGTGCTAGAGGTTCGACGCCTAAGCCATTGTCAATTAGGAAG GGTAGTGGTACTCAGCTGAAGGACATCCCAAATG tGGCTTATAAACTATCCAAGAGAAAACCTGATGACAACCTGCAGATACTACACAATATTCTTTATGGCAAGAAAACAAAG GCACATagtttgaagaaaaatatagGGCAGTTTTCAGGATTTGTTTGGGTTGAGGATGAG GAAAAACAAAGGGGGAAAGTCAAAGAGAGGCTGGACAAGTGTGTTAAGGAGAAGCTACTGGATTTTTGCGATGTCCTCAATATTCCAGTGATTAAATCTGCTGCAAAGAAG GATGAGCTCTCAGTGAAATTATTAGAATTCCTGGAATCTCCTCATCCTACAACAGATTCCTTGCTTGCTGATAAGCAACAG GGTAAGAAGCAAAAGGGGAAGGGCACAGCTGCCAAAAGCACAGGTTCCTCAGATAAAACTACTGGGAAATCAGTAAAG AAGGATCAGAAATCTGACATTGGGGTGAAGCGCAAGCGGTCATCaaaaattgaagaagaagaagaagaagaagctgatGATGAACCATCAGATACTAGAGATGTCTCTGAGAATGATGATGAAGCTGCTAAAGAAGGAAGTGATCAGGAAGAGACTACTTCCGAGAAAGATGAGGAACAAGAGGAAGTGGAAGAGAAAACCAAAGACAAGTCTCATGAGAAGGTTTATTCAAAGAAGAGTTCAAAGAAGGATTCTGGGAGTAAAGCTGTAGAGAAGTCTAAGGATATGGAAAAGGGCAGCCCTGCTAAGTCTTTGAAAAGCTCATCAAAATCTACCAAAGAGACTTCTGGTTCAGCTTCCAAGAAAGGTGCTTCTGCTGCGGATTCAGTATCTAAACCCAAGAAacaaaaagttgaaaagaaaagtaaaaaagaagaAACTGAATCTGCGAAGGAAAAATCTTCGGGCAAGAGACAATCAAGCAAGTCCATTGCAAAGGTTTCTGAAAAGGAAG GAaaagggaaaagtgtaaagaagGCCAAAGCAGAGCCCACCAAAGAAGAATTGCATGCAGTAGTAGCAAATATTCTTAAAGAAGTTGATTTTAACACT GCAACTTTATCTGATATTATCAGGAAACTAG GTAGCCACTTTGATGTGGATTTGATGCACAGAAAAGCAGAGGTGAAGGCAGTAATCACTGAAGTAATAAATAGCATGAGTGAtgaggaagaagaggaggatgAAGCTGAAGGTGGTGATGATGCAGAAAAACATGAAGGAGGTGATGGTAGTGATGCTTGA
- the LOC104095650 gene encoding DEK domain-containing chromatin-associated protein 1-like isoform X2, with protein MASEKETLEDQKPEEVTEEKSSLQEQEEEKKTTEGGEEEKKDEKPEIKAHDEDEKEEDKEEVDEMEVDKKEAEEDESEQEEEKEESEEEEKQEKTPVKKGKKKNSSKSEGKKGSTEEPVTPSSRPARERKTVERYSESSGARGSTPKPLSIRKGSGTQLKDIPNVAYKLSKRKPDDNLQILHNILYGKKTKAHSLKKNIGQFSGFVWVEDEEKQRGKVKERLDKCVKEKLLDFCDVLNIPVIKSAAKKDELSVKLLEFLESPHPTTDSLLADKQQKGKKQKGKGTAAKSTGSSDKTTGKSVKKDQKSDIGVKRKRSSKIEEEEEEEADDEPSDTRDVSENDDEAAKEGSDQEETTSEKDEEQEEVEEKTKDKSHEKVYSKKSSKKDSGSKAVEKSKDMEKGSPAKSLKSSSKSTKETSGSASKKGASAADSVSKPKKQKVEKKSKKEETESAKEKSSGKRQSSKSIAKVSEKEGKGKSVKKAKAEPTKEELHAVVANILKEVDFNTATLSDIIRKLGSHFDVDLMHRKAEVKAVITEVINSMSDEEEEEDEAEGGDDAEKHEGGDGSDA; from the exons ggatgagaaagAAGAAGACAAAGAGGAAGTAGATGAAATGGAAGTAGACAAAAAAGAAGCGGAAGAAGACGAATCAGAGCAGGAGGAGGAAAAAGAGGAATCAGAGGAGGAGGAAAAGCAAGAGAAAACACCAGTGAAGAAGGGCAAAAAGAAAAATAGTAGCAAAAGTGAGGGGAAAAAAGGGAGTACCGAAGAGCCAGTGACACCAAGCTCAAGGCCGGCAAGGGAAAGGAAAACTGTGGAGCGCTACTCTGAGTCTTCGGGTGCTAGAGGTTCGACGCCTAAGCCATTGTCAATTAGGAAG GGTAGTGGTACTCAGCTGAAGGACATCCCAAATG tGGCTTATAAACTATCCAAGAGAAAACCTGATGACAACCTGCAGATACTACACAATATTCTTTATGGCAAGAAAACAAAG GCACATagtttgaagaaaaatatagGGCAGTTTTCAGGATTTGTTTGGGTTGAGGATGAG GAAAAACAAAGGGGGAAAGTCAAAGAGAGGCTGGACAAGTGTGTTAAGGAGAAGCTACTGGATTTTTGCGATGTCCTCAATATTCCAGTGATTAAATCTGCTGCAAAGAAG GATGAGCTCTCAGTGAAATTATTAGAATTCCTGGAATCTCCTCATCCTACAACAGATTCCTTGCTTGCTGATAAGCAACAG AAGGGTAAGAAGCAAAAGGGGAAGGGCACAGCTGCCAAAAGCACAGGTTCCTCAGATAAAACTACTGGGAAATCAGTAAAG AAGGATCAGAAATCTGACATTGGGGTGAAGCGCAAGCGGTCATCaaaaattgaagaagaagaagaagaagaagctgatGATGAACCATCAGATACTAGAGATGTCTCTGAGAATGATGATGAAGCTGCTAAAGAAGGAAGTGATCAGGAAGAGACTACTTCCGAGAAAGATGAGGAACAAGAGGAAGTGGAAGAGAAAACCAAAGACAAGTCTCATGAGAAGGTTTATTCAAAGAAGAGTTCAAAGAAGGATTCTGGGAGTAAAGCTGTAGAGAAGTCTAAGGATATGGAAAAGGGCAGCCCTGCTAAGTCTTTGAAAAGCTCATCAAAATCTACCAAAGAGACTTCTGGTTCAGCTTCCAAGAAAGGTGCTTCTGCTGCGGATTCAGTATCTAAACCCAAGAAacaaaaagttgaaaagaaaagtaaaaaagaagaAACTGAATCTGCGAAGGAAAAATCTTCGGGCAAGAGACAATCAAGCAAGTCCATTGCAAAGGTTTCTGAAAAGGAAG GAaaagggaaaagtgtaaagaagGCCAAAGCAGAGCCCACCAAAGAAGAATTGCATGCAGTAGTAGCAAATATTCTTAAAGAAGTTGATTTTAACACT GCAACTTTATCTGATATTATCAGGAAACTAG GTAGCCACTTTGATGTGGATTTGATGCACAGAAAAGCAGAGGTGAAGGCAGTAATCACTGAAGTAATAAATAGCATGAGTGAtgaggaagaagaggaggatgAAGCTGAAGGTGGTGATGATGCAGAAAAACATGAAGGAGGTGATGGTAGTGATGCTTGA
- the LOC104095650 gene encoding DEK domain-containing chromatin-associated protein 1-like isoform X3, translating into MASEKETLEDQKPEEVTEEKSSLQEQEEEKKTTEGGEEEKKDEKPEIKAHDEDEKEEDKEEVDEMEVDKKEAEEDESEQEEEKEESEEEEKQEKTPVKKGKKKNSSKSEGKKGSTEEPVTPSSRPARERKTVERYSESSGARGSTPKPLSIRKGSGTQLKDIPNVAYKLSKRKPDDNLQILHNILYGKKTKAHSLKKNIGQFSGFVWVEDEEKQRGKVKERLDKCVKEKLLDFCDVLNIPVIKSAAKKDELSVKLLEFLESPHPTTDSLLADKQQGKKQKGKGTAAKSTGSSDKTTGKSVKQKDQKSDIGVKRKRSSKIEEEEEEEADDEPSDTRDVSENDDEAAKEGSDQEETTSEKDEEQEEVEEKTKDKSHEKVYSKKSSKKDSGSKAVEKSKDMEKGSPAKSLKSSSKSTKETSGSASKKGASAADSVSKPKKQKVEKKSKKEETESAKEKSSGKRQSSKSIAKVSEKEGKGKSVKKAKAEPTKEELHAVVANILKEVDFNTATLSDIIRKLGSHFDVDLMHRKAEVKAVITEVINSMSDEEEEEDEAEGGDDAEKHEGGDGSDA; encoded by the exons ggatgagaaagAAGAAGACAAAGAGGAAGTAGATGAAATGGAAGTAGACAAAAAAGAAGCGGAAGAAGACGAATCAGAGCAGGAGGAGGAAAAAGAGGAATCAGAGGAGGAGGAAAAGCAAGAGAAAACACCAGTGAAGAAGGGCAAAAAGAAAAATAGTAGCAAAAGTGAGGGGAAAAAAGGGAGTACCGAAGAGCCAGTGACACCAAGCTCAAGGCCGGCAAGGGAAAGGAAAACTGTGGAGCGCTACTCTGAGTCTTCGGGTGCTAGAGGTTCGACGCCTAAGCCATTGTCAATTAGGAAG GGTAGTGGTACTCAGCTGAAGGACATCCCAAATG tGGCTTATAAACTATCCAAGAGAAAACCTGATGACAACCTGCAGATACTACACAATATTCTTTATGGCAAGAAAACAAAG GCACATagtttgaagaaaaatatagGGCAGTTTTCAGGATTTGTTTGGGTTGAGGATGAG GAAAAACAAAGGGGGAAAGTCAAAGAGAGGCTGGACAAGTGTGTTAAGGAGAAGCTACTGGATTTTTGCGATGTCCTCAATATTCCAGTGATTAAATCTGCTGCAAAGAAG GATGAGCTCTCAGTGAAATTATTAGAATTCCTGGAATCTCCTCATCCTACAACAGATTCCTTGCTTGCTGATAAGCAACAG GGTAAGAAGCAAAAGGGGAAGGGCACAGCTGCCAAAAGCACAGGTTCCTCAGATAAAACTACTGGGAAATCAGTAAAG CAGAAGGATCAGAAATCTGACATTGGGGTGAAGCGCAAGCGGTCATCaaaaattgaagaagaagaagaagaagaagctgatGATGAACCATCAGATACTAGAGATGTCTCTGAGAATGATGATGAAGCTGCTAAAGAAGGAAGTGATCAGGAAGAGACTACTTCCGAGAAAGATGAGGAACAAGAGGAAGTGGAAGAGAAAACCAAAGACAAGTCTCATGAGAAGGTTTATTCAAAGAAGAGTTCAAAGAAGGATTCTGGGAGTAAAGCTGTAGAGAAGTCTAAGGATATGGAAAAGGGCAGCCCTGCTAAGTCTTTGAAAAGCTCATCAAAATCTACCAAAGAGACTTCTGGTTCAGCTTCCAAGAAAGGTGCTTCTGCTGCGGATTCAGTATCTAAACCCAAGAAacaaaaagttgaaaagaaaagtaaaaaagaagaAACTGAATCTGCGAAGGAAAAATCTTCGGGCAAGAGACAATCAAGCAAGTCCATTGCAAAGGTTTCTGAAAAGGAAG GAaaagggaaaagtgtaaagaagGCCAAAGCAGAGCCCACCAAAGAAGAATTGCATGCAGTAGTAGCAAATATTCTTAAAGAAGTTGATTTTAACACT GCAACTTTATCTGATATTATCAGGAAACTAG GTAGCCACTTTGATGTGGATTTGATGCACAGAAAAGCAGAGGTGAAGGCAGTAATCACTGAAGTAATAAATAGCATGAGTGAtgaggaagaagaggaggatgAAGCTGAAGGTGGTGATGATGCAGAAAAACATGAAGGAGGTGATGGTAGTGATGCTTGA
- the LOC104095650 gene encoding DEK domain-containing chromatin-associated protein 1-like isoform X1, which produces MASEKETLEDQKPEEVTEEKSSLQEQEEEKKTTEGGEEEKKDEKPEIKAHDEDEKEEDKEEVDEMEVDKKEAEEDESEQEEEKEESEEEEKQEKTPVKKGKKKNSSKSEGKKGSTEEPVTPSSRPARERKTVERYSESSGARGSTPKPLSIRKGSGTQLKDIPNVAYKLSKRKPDDNLQILHNILYGKKTKAHSLKKNIGQFSGFVWVEDEEKQRGKVKERLDKCVKEKLLDFCDVLNIPVIKSAAKKDELSVKLLEFLESPHPTTDSLLADKQQKGKKQKGKGTAAKSTGSSDKTTGKSVKQKDQKSDIGVKRKRSSKIEEEEEEEADDEPSDTRDVSENDDEAAKEGSDQEETTSEKDEEQEEVEEKTKDKSHEKVYSKKSSKKDSGSKAVEKSKDMEKGSPAKSLKSSSKSTKETSGSASKKGASAADSVSKPKKQKVEKKSKKEETESAKEKSSGKRQSSKSIAKVSEKEGKGKSVKKAKAEPTKEELHAVVANILKEVDFNTATLSDIIRKLGSHFDVDLMHRKAEVKAVITEVINSMSDEEEEEDEAEGGDDAEKHEGGDGSDA; this is translated from the exons ggatgagaaagAAGAAGACAAAGAGGAAGTAGATGAAATGGAAGTAGACAAAAAAGAAGCGGAAGAAGACGAATCAGAGCAGGAGGAGGAAAAAGAGGAATCAGAGGAGGAGGAAAAGCAAGAGAAAACACCAGTGAAGAAGGGCAAAAAGAAAAATAGTAGCAAAAGTGAGGGGAAAAAAGGGAGTACCGAAGAGCCAGTGACACCAAGCTCAAGGCCGGCAAGGGAAAGGAAAACTGTGGAGCGCTACTCTGAGTCTTCGGGTGCTAGAGGTTCGACGCCTAAGCCATTGTCAATTAGGAAG GGTAGTGGTACTCAGCTGAAGGACATCCCAAATG tGGCTTATAAACTATCCAAGAGAAAACCTGATGACAACCTGCAGATACTACACAATATTCTTTATGGCAAGAAAACAAAG GCACATagtttgaagaaaaatatagGGCAGTTTTCAGGATTTGTTTGGGTTGAGGATGAG GAAAAACAAAGGGGGAAAGTCAAAGAGAGGCTGGACAAGTGTGTTAAGGAGAAGCTACTGGATTTTTGCGATGTCCTCAATATTCCAGTGATTAAATCTGCTGCAAAGAAG GATGAGCTCTCAGTGAAATTATTAGAATTCCTGGAATCTCCTCATCCTACAACAGATTCCTTGCTTGCTGATAAGCAACAG AAGGGTAAGAAGCAAAAGGGGAAGGGCACAGCTGCCAAAAGCACAGGTTCCTCAGATAAAACTACTGGGAAATCAGTAAAG CAGAAGGATCAGAAATCTGACATTGGGGTGAAGCGCAAGCGGTCATCaaaaattgaagaagaagaagaagaagaagctgatGATGAACCATCAGATACTAGAGATGTCTCTGAGAATGATGATGAAGCTGCTAAAGAAGGAAGTGATCAGGAAGAGACTACTTCCGAGAAAGATGAGGAACAAGAGGAAGTGGAAGAGAAAACCAAAGACAAGTCTCATGAGAAGGTTTATTCAAAGAAGAGTTCAAAGAAGGATTCTGGGAGTAAAGCTGTAGAGAAGTCTAAGGATATGGAAAAGGGCAGCCCTGCTAAGTCTTTGAAAAGCTCATCAAAATCTACCAAAGAGACTTCTGGTTCAGCTTCCAAGAAAGGTGCTTCTGCTGCGGATTCAGTATCTAAACCCAAGAAacaaaaagttgaaaagaaaagtaaaaaagaagaAACTGAATCTGCGAAGGAAAAATCTTCGGGCAAGAGACAATCAAGCAAGTCCATTGCAAAGGTTTCTGAAAAGGAAG GAaaagggaaaagtgtaaagaagGCCAAAGCAGAGCCCACCAAAGAAGAATTGCATGCAGTAGTAGCAAATATTCTTAAAGAAGTTGATTTTAACACT GCAACTTTATCTGATATTATCAGGAAACTAG GTAGCCACTTTGATGTGGATTTGATGCACAGAAAAGCAGAGGTGAAGGCAGTAATCACTGAAGTAATAAATAGCATGAGTGAtgaggaagaagaggaggatgAAGCTGAAGGTGGTGATGATGCAGAAAAACATGAAGGAGGTGATGGTAGTGATGCTTGA
- the LOC104095649 gene encoding omega-hydroxypalmitate O-feruloyl transferase-like yields MENGKNNVAFELIVKQGEPTLVSPAEETDKGLYYLSNLDQNIAVPVRTIYCFKSEEKRNENAVEVIKEALSKVLVHYYPLAGRLTISQEGKLIVNCSGEGAVYVEAEANCSIEDIGDITKPDPVTLGKLVYDIPGAKNILEMPPLIAQVTGFKCGGFVLGLCMNHCMFDGIGAMEFVNSWGETARGVPIKVPPFLERSILKARNPPKFEYAHNEFAEIEDISDSTKLYQEEMLYKSFCFDPEKLEQLKAKAKEDGNITKCTTFEALSAFVWKARTQALQMKPDQKTKLLFAVDGRSRFDPSIPEGYFGNGIVLTNALCNAAEIVENPLSVAVKLVQEAVKMVTDSYMRSAIDYFEATRVRPSLTATLLITTWSRLSFHTTDFGWGEPVVSGPVALPEKEVSLFLSHGKERRNINVLLGLPASAMKTYEELMEI; encoded by the exons atGGAGAATGGTAAAAACAATGTTGCTTTTGAGCTCATTGTGAAGCAAGGAGAACCAACTTTGGTTTCTCCAGCAGAAGAAACAGACAAAGGACTATATTACCTATCCAATCTTGATCAGAACATAGCCGTCCCCGTTCGAACAATTTACTGCTTCAAATCAGAGGAAAAGAGGAATGAGAATGCTGTTGAAGTAATCAAGGAAGCTTTATCAAAGGTTCTTGTTCACTATTATCCACTCGCTGGGAGATTGACAATAAGCCAAGAAGGGAAACTTATAGTGAACTGCAGTGGAGAAGGGGCAGTTTATGTTGAGGCAGAAGCAAATTGTAGCATAGAAGACATTGGTGATATTACTAAGCCTGATCCTGTTACACTTGGCAAGCTTGTTTACGATATTCCTGGTGCTAAAAACATACTAGAAATGCCTCCCCTGATTGCTCAG GTGACAGGGTTCAAATGTGGGGGATTTGTGCTTGGTTTGTGCATGAACCATTGCATGTTTGATGGGATTGGAGCAATGGAATTTGTGAATTCTTGGGGTGAAACTGCCAGAGGTGTACCAATCAAAGTCCCTCCATTCCTAGAGAGGAGCATACTCAAGGCTAGAAATCCACCAAAATTTGAATATGCTCACAACGAGTTTGCTGAAATTGAAGATAtatcagactctactaagctgtACCAAGAAGAAATGCTATACAAGTCCTTCTGTTTTGACCCTGAGAAGCTAGAGCAACTAAAAGCAAAAGCTAAAGAAGATGGAAATATTACCAAGTGCACTACATTTGAAGCCCTTTCAGCTTTCGTTTGGAAAGCGCGAACTCAGGCATTGCAAATGAAGCCTGATCAAAAGACAAAACTTCTCTTTGCAGTAGATGGAAGATCCAGATTTGATCCCTCAATTCCAGAAGGATATTTTGGAAACGGGATCGTGTTAACTAATGCACTCTGTAATGCTGCAGAGATAGTTGAGAATCCACTTTCTGTTGCTGTGAAGTTGGTTCAAGAAGCTGTTAAAATGGTGACAGACAGTTACATGAGGTCTGCTATAGACTATTTTGAAGCAACAAGAGTTAGGCCATCTTTAACTGCTACTCTTCTCATTACTACTTGGTCTAGGCTTTCTTTCCACACTACAGATTTTGGGTGGGGAGAGCCAGTTGTATCAGGGCCTGTGGCTTTGCCCGAGAAGGAAGTTTCTCTGTTTCTTTCCCATGGGAAAGAGAGGAGAAACATCAATGTGCTTCTTGGATTGCCAGCTTCAGCTATGAAGACATATGAAGAACTCATGGAGATCTAA